The following are from one region of the Sandaracinus amylolyticus genome:
- a CDS encoding glutathione S-transferase family protein yields the protein MKLYDAAMPGTRGARVRWILEELGIPYDLKTLDLRKDTKQPDYLEIHPHGRVPAFEIEGEAIIESAAICMQLADLHADRGLAPKVGTPERARWYQWIVYAPATLDGPLVDRLFHTMFLPPDKRRPELVERADATWKTAAPFLVKTLSKQDWLVGGAFSAADVVVGFDIALAGNMGMLEGHPALQAYLGRLMARPAFAKAFKG from the coding sequence ATGAAGCTCTACGACGCCGCGATGCCTGGGACCCGAGGGGCCCGAGTCCGATGGATCCTCGAGGAGCTCGGGATCCCGTACGACCTGAAGACACTCGATCTCCGCAAGGACACCAAGCAGCCCGACTACCTCGAGATCCACCCGCACGGACGGGTGCCCGCGTTCGAGATCGAAGGCGAGGCGATCATCGAGTCCGCCGCGATCTGCATGCAGCTCGCGGATCTGCACGCCGATCGCGGGCTCGCGCCGAAGGTCGGCACGCCGGAGCGCGCGCGCTGGTACCAGTGGATCGTCTACGCGCCCGCGACCCTCGACGGACCGCTGGTCGATCGGCTGTTCCACACGATGTTCCTGCCGCCCGACAAGCGCCGTCCCGAGCTCGTCGAGCGCGCCGACGCGACGTGGAAGACCGCGGCGCCGTTCCTCGTGAAGACGCTGTCGAAGCAGGACTGGCTCGTGGGCGGCGCGTTCAGCGCGGCCGACGTCGTGGTCGGGTTCGACATCGCGCTCGCGGGCAACATGGGGATGCTCGAGGGCCACCCCGCGCTCCAGGCGTACCTGGGGCGCCTGATGGCCCGCCCCGCGTTCGCGAAGGCGTTCAAGGGCTGA
- a CDS encoding GNAT family N-acetyltransferase, which produces MPTFDPQRLRASFFAPIDRPGIVLAPAERASDRFAGAELVLQGVRERSPRFSVSVVALESAIAAGRLRGDLVASVRRDDAMVGLLWVEAHGPASTVELYVREIVMRADQRGAGLGGALLARLERAARDASARALTLDFMEDNPRVAPLYARAGFERVGVDLDARAEHVVERSRAARSFDAARDLEAVIELVQARRLACDFRNPLVARDEIRRRLLALGPDQRVVLLEDERAVFGLAWCELVPSALDGALVCVVRVLHVEPDRPASMLGDLLDAVRIEVAPRRPVRFAITVWSTREDWLETLCARGARVARHKLRKALL; this is translated from the coding sequence GTGCCGACGTTCGATCCCCAGCGGCTCCGCGCCTCGTTCTTCGCGCCGATCGATCGGCCGGGGATCGTGCTCGCGCCGGCGGAGCGCGCGAGCGATCGATTTGCGGGCGCCGAGCTGGTGCTCCAAGGGGTTCGTGAGCGGAGCCCGCGCTTCTCGGTCAGCGTGGTCGCGCTCGAGAGCGCGATCGCCGCGGGGCGACTGCGCGGGGATCTCGTCGCGTCGGTGCGGCGCGACGATGCGATGGTCGGCCTCCTCTGGGTCGAGGCGCACGGGCCGGCGTCGACCGTCGAGCTCTACGTGCGCGAGATCGTGATGCGCGCCGATCAACGCGGCGCCGGGCTCGGCGGCGCGCTGCTGGCGCGGCTCGAGCGCGCGGCCCGCGACGCCTCGGCGCGCGCGCTGACGCTCGACTTCATGGAGGACAACCCGCGGGTCGCGCCGCTCTATGCGCGCGCGGGGTTCGAGCGCGTCGGCGTCGATCTCGACGCCCGCGCGGAGCACGTCGTGGAGCGCTCGCGCGCGGCGCGCAGCTTCGATGCGGCGCGTGATCTCGAGGCGGTGATCGAGCTCGTGCAGGCGCGGCGGCTCGCGTGCGACTTCCGCAACCCGCTGGTCGCGCGCGACGAGATCCGGCGGCGCTTGCTCGCGCTGGGCCCCGATCAGCGCGTCGTGCTGCTCGAGGACGAGCGCGCCGTGTTCGGGCTCGCGTGGTGCGAGCTCGTGCCCTCGGCGCTCGACGGCGCGCTCGTGTGCGTCGTGCGCGTCCTCCACGTCGAGCCCGATCGTCCTGCGTCGATGCTCGGTGATCTGCTCGACGCGGTGCGCATCGAGGTCGCGCCGCGACGTCCCGTGCGCTTCGCGATCACGGTGTGGTCGACGCGCGAGGACTGGCTCGAGACGCTCTGCGCGCGCGGCGCGCGCGTCGCGCGGCACAAGCTTCGGAAGGCACTCCTCTAA
- a CDS encoding MutS-related protein, whose amino-acid sequence MRLVLGRRSTSESLRRRRRALPAGADAGGPPSFYVQPVGAKPALSGPMVPDLLHAEPRAWGDLRGSSELVRFAFEGGDCEGVFDTLIEALPLAPSTFDPAAFASQLYLDELVRSSLRVTIEGAHLDANAKVLRRVLETPPAHAIDGATRQRVLAELVEKPAMRGDLERVYLAVRRLREALELSTGTEPNLVRRKVGVLVALRRCVEAMADGFEGAQSVLSRLRDLGQRVRGREAWSRLVQLVDVEGNLATVDVRLRLGSDGTIRGFGVLAIRETETSILPGPIGRFFQRMLSFLRGYRYGESEVVVRLLEEVFAPLADDVVAILASTGPIETYLAALGFRDLARAKGLEVCLPEILDGEGERAIERLFNPLLFLQDVTPIPCDVPVPRHDALVVITGPNSGGKTRLLQSLALTQLLGQVGLFVPAAQARIVRAPNLFLSLVTDGDAAQVEGRLGTELMRIRQLFEQLQPGSVAILDELCSGTNPNEGEDIFAMVVSLLPRLRPQVFVSTHFLGLAARLDRERPVESLAFLQVELDPEEKPTYQFVPGVATTSLAHKVAARLGVTEAELSKLVEAKLRG is encoded by the coding sequence GTGCGCCTCGTGCTCGGACGACGATCGACCTCGGAGAGCCTGCGTCGCAGGCGGCGTGCGCTGCCTGCGGGCGCCGATGCGGGCGGCCCTCCGAGCTTCTACGTGCAGCCGGTCGGCGCGAAGCCCGCGCTCAGCGGGCCGATGGTGCCCGACCTGCTGCACGCGGAGCCGCGCGCGTGGGGCGATCTGCGCGGCTCGTCGGAGCTCGTGCGCTTCGCGTTCGAGGGCGGCGACTGCGAGGGCGTGTTCGACACGCTGATCGAGGCCCTGCCCCTCGCGCCCAGCACCTTCGATCCCGCGGCGTTCGCGTCGCAGCTCTACCTCGACGAGCTCGTGCGCAGCAGCCTGCGCGTGACGATCGAGGGCGCGCACCTCGACGCGAACGCGAAGGTGCTGCGCCGCGTGCTCGAGACCCCGCCCGCGCACGCGATCGACGGAGCGACGCGGCAGCGCGTGCTCGCCGAGCTCGTCGAGAAGCCGGCGATGCGCGGCGATCTCGAGCGGGTGTACCTCGCGGTGCGGCGGCTGCGCGAGGCGCTCGAGCTCTCGACCGGCACCGAGCCCAACCTCGTGCGGCGCAAGGTCGGCGTGCTGGTCGCGCTGCGCCGTTGCGTCGAGGCGATGGCCGACGGATTCGAGGGCGCGCAGAGCGTGCTCTCTCGGCTTCGTGATCTCGGGCAGCGGGTGCGCGGTCGCGAGGCGTGGTCGCGTCTCGTGCAGCTCGTCGACGTCGAGGGGAACCTCGCGACGGTCGACGTGCGGCTGCGCCTCGGATCGGACGGGACGATCCGCGGCTTCGGCGTGCTCGCGATCCGCGAGACCGAGACCTCGATCCTACCCGGGCCGATCGGTCGCTTCTTCCAGCGCATGCTCTCGTTCCTGCGCGGCTATCGCTACGGCGAGAGCGAGGTCGTGGTGCGCCTGCTCGAGGAGGTGTTCGCGCCGCTCGCCGACGACGTCGTCGCGATCCTCGCGAGCACCGGCCCGATCGAGACCTACCTCGCGGCGCTCGGCTTCCGCGATCTCGCGCGCGCCAAGGGCCTCGAGGTGTGCCTGCCCGAGATCCTCGACGGCGAGGGCGAGCGCGCGATCGAGCGGCTCTTCAACCCGCTGCTCTTCCTCCAGGACGTGACGCCGATCCCGTGCGACGTGCCGGTGCCGCGCCACGACGCGCTGGTGGTGATCACCGGGCCGAATTCCGGGGGAAAAACGCGGCTCTTGCAGTCGCTCGCGCTGACGCAGCTGCTGGGTCAGGTCGGGCTCTTCGTGCCCGCGGCCCAGGCGCGGATCGTTCGGGCTCCGAACTTGTTCCTCTCGCTGGTCACCGACGGCGACGCGGCGCAGGTCGAGGGACGCCTGGGCACCGAGCTGATGCGCATCCGTCAGCTCTTCGAGCAGCTCCAGCCGGGCAGCGTCGCGATCCTCGACGAGCTGTGCTCGGGCACGAACCCCAACGAGGGCGAGGACATCTTCGCGATGGTGGTCTCGCTGCTTCCGCGGCTGCGCCCCCAGGTGTTCGTGAGCACGCACTTCCTCGGCCTCGCCGCGCGGCTCGACCGAGAGCGCCCGGTCGAGAGCCTCGCGTTCCTGCAGGTCGAGCTCGATCCCGAGGAGAAGCCGACCTACCAGTTCGTGCCCGGCGTCGCGACCACGTCGCTCGCGCACAAGGTCGCAGCGCGCCTCGGCGTGACCGAGGCGGAGCTGAGCAAGCTCGTCGAGGCGAAGCTCCGCGGTTAG